tgcgttgcagtcgaccgttgtgcgcgaagtagtcgttgctccgctggcacaccggagagTCTGGTgtgacaccgaacagtccggtgaattatagcgaagcacccttccattttcccgaaggtgaggagttcagccttgagtgccctggtgcaccggacactgtccggtggcacaccggacactccggtgcgccagaccagggtgcctttgggttatcttttgctctctttgtttaaaCCCTTTATTggttttttattggcttattgtgaacctttggcacctgtaaaacttatagactagagcaaactagttagtccaattatttgtgttgggcaattcaaccaccaaaatcaattaggaaaaaggtgtaagcctatttccctttcagctcccataccttgaaatggccggttggggtggtatttataggccccaacacaattctagtcattggagaaaagttgctgctctctgcggcacaccagacagtccggtggggtCACCGCGTTGGTCGAACGGTCCGCGATGGCGCAGAGGTCTTCTTCCTCGCGAAGGACCTTAGAACTCGCCCCCAGGGGAGATCCCGTTGAGGAAGAAAGTTCCAAGGCCTGCCCtaggatcggcaggccacccggGGCATCTctgatcggcgtagagtcgaagagagatgGTTGTGGCAGACCACAAATTGATCTAAACTAAGGCTACACTATGTCTACTCCTAAGACATGAAAGATAATTGCAGGTAAATAGATTGATTCGATTGGattgtgttcgggggttctcaatcggccgtacccctttatatttatatggGGGAGGTCTGGATATGTTCATAGGTGAGTTCCAATATATCTACACGAATAGGTTAGGATAAACACGCATGTGATAAGTACTCTCGCTCGTGATTATCTGGtcacagggcgcggaccgtctgggtcatagagccggactgtccggtcgtgCCCAGATGAAAATATGGTGCTCAACAGTCTCATTCGTCTGTCTTGTCTTAGTTTTTACTAGCAACACACTATTATAACCTAGCCATTTGAACCCATAACTATCTGGAGTGGTTACCTTTAGATTATCTCTTTAATTGCAACTTTTTTTATCATTTTCTAAAAAATTCTATCATCCTAAATTCCAGCTCTCACAACGGTTCTTTGAATTCGATACACAGTCAACTATATTGTTAATATATTTTAAATTAGATTTTATTTTtgcatacgtatttgtcatagtTTTAAAGTGATACATGTTTAATTCGTACGTTAGAGTATTAAATATTTAGAGGGAAGAGAAAACAACCTAGATTAGAGGTGAAAGGATCTGCCTCTAGAtttatggtgtgtttggtttatggagtcactctatgctttatgatatgatgcatcataagttcattccatcaattttgATGAAATCAACCTACTTCTCATGTacatactaattattagcttacgAGGAATGTGGTGGTGATAGATCAtcccattctattccacaaaccaaataaaaattgaggagtgagaagaagatggatcacTTTATTCCTCAAATCAAACACACTATTGTTTATTAGGGTCAACAGTTCACTTGATTTTGATTCGTACCGGTTTCTACTGCTTGTACAGTATTTTTGTCTCTATGAATTATAGTTGCAACAGTTCAAACATCCGGCTTTAATATGAAGCGATAGCCTTAGGGTGTCTTTGAAGCTTCAGGGACAATCCTGGAGAGTCTTAAGGGGTGTTTAAATGCACTAGAAGTATTAGTTAATTGGCTACAAATtgttagtggaattagctagctaacaaatagctacctaactattaactaatttaccaaaaaaTAGCTATTATCTAGGAAGTTTgaatgtctcaactaattttagtcattaactattagctctaatgcATTCAAACGTCCCTAAAAGAAGGTGTGGGTTCGGCTCACACCTTCTATCTTTTTTAACCTTACAATACAAACAATAGCCATCTGTTTAAGTTGATTCAACCTCTTGGTAATTTCTCATACAATATTATTCTTTAATTATCACACTAGCATACTATGAGATTTTAAAATTTTAAGGTTCGATCGCATCTATATTAAATTTAATAAAAACAGCTACCTCAGTATCATTAGCATGCACGTCACACAATAAATTGTACTAGCTGGATCCGGTCCGTGCAGGAAGAGAGTACTTGGGCTTTCAGGCGACCTGCCTCGGCCCATACCGGGCTTGGAAAGCGCTCTGGCATCACGCAACGCAACTGTGGCCAAATTACGCTGCTTGATGTCGAGCCTGTGGAGTGGCCCGGAAAGTGGGGTTTCGCCGGCGGGCTGAGAGGAGCGGTAGATTGGTGGCAGCGGCGACCTAGGGTTCCGGTGAGTGCATCCATGGCCTCCGAGGCGGCGCGACGGCGGCAGGAGGTGGCGGTGGAGGGGCAGCGGCACCTGGAGGAGACCATCGCAGCCGCGTTCCAGATCCTCGTATCCATGAACGACGAGCTCTGCAACGCCGGTCTCTGGTCCTCCTCTTCCGTATCGGCAGCAGCAGCTGCTGCCGCTTCCGCTGGCTCCCAGCACCACCAATCGGCTACTCCGCCGCCGCCACACTCTGCGGATTCCGACGCTGCCGACGCAGGGGGCGCACCCGGCCCTGGCGGGTCGCTCGACGAGGCGAGGCACCGCTACAAGTCAGCCGTGGTGGCGCTGCGGGACTCCATCTCTGCTGTGTCGTCCTGCCCTCAGGTGAGAGCTCGATGCAGCTTATGCTCCTGGCGCTTATGCGGAGAAGTGTTTTAGGCGCATTCTTCTGTGACGAAAGATGTCACTTCTGGTGTAAAAATCAGGGCATTGCCATTGCCTTGTAGAGGAGCCCAAAACAATTTCTTATTACGTGGTTGATTTGAGATATTTACAACGGTAACAACTCCAACTCTTGCAATGACATAGTGGCCATTCTTGTGGAGGGCCCAACAAATTTTCGTTTCCAAATCTTACAATTTTTTATTTAGATAGGTCCATATTTGGTGCCACAATTATAAAGATGAAATACTGATGTGAACTTGTGAAGTATGTGGTGCTACATTACGTTTTTTTAGAAAACAACCTTGGTTTGCTAAAAAGAACATCATTGGGGACCTATGATTGACTATTCCCACATTTGATGTCAGTActctgttttttctttttctttttgaagAAACATGATTACTGCATGCCGCATGGATTTAGATACTGTCTCAATCAAGACATTTTTTTGAAGAAACATTTTGGGTATGTTTCAAGTCAAGGCATGTGCCTAGCATCCAGTCAAAATGAAACATTTACCAGTCAAGCCTAACTTACTGGTTGATGAACCTTTTCCCACTGGCCCAACTTATGTCTGCTGCATTTATGCATGTCAAATGCACAGGGATGCTATTGACCAAAGTTTTAAAACGTGTCTGGGGAGAACTAATATGCCCAAGGCTTCTGGACTAAAGAGAAGCGGAAGGCGCCTAAGAAAATGGACGAAGGGAGTAATTATTAAGGACAAAGCCAACTGGTAATATCAACAAACATGGATTTTAATGAACTAGAACTTGCTTTTCACATTGTACATAGAAAATTGTTTATCTAACCTTAATCGGCCATAGCTGTAATTGGTGAAGCCTGATTTTTGCACACTGTTCAAGATAAAATTGGTTTGCCAATGCTAGTTGCATTTGATCTAGGCTTCTTATCCCTCCCACATATGACTTGTCTAAGATCATGCATTCTCCACTTCGTCAGGACATTGGTTCAACAGAATCTGAAGTTGACCAGGCGGAGATTGAGAGATTGGAAGAGCATGCTTCTGCTTTAAGAAAGGTACTAGCCCGTAAATTCTCTAGTTACTTTAATCTATGCTACTATATTATATTAGTCTCAAAGTTTGGACATCTGTTTGAATTATGTTTGTCCATTTGCAAGCCATGGCTTCCTGCTAGCTTCATAAGTAGTTAAATACATTGTGAGAAAATAATGTTTTCTATCTTTGTCTGCATAAAAAGGACTAATTCAGTGTCTTAGGCTCCCACTTGAGTAGGGTCTAGGAAGGGATGAACCGAGGCAAACATGAGATAGCTCTCACCACTACACCAAGCATGTTCTTCCCATCTTTGTCTGCATGGAGGTGTAAAAATACGAGTTAGAGCATTTTGCACCATCTACATGATTTATTTACTGTTTTTTATTTTTAATGCACAAGGACTTCCTTTTTTCAGATTCTGTGTTGCATCTCTGGTTCCTAGAAACTCCCAGCACTTTTTTCAATCGTTGTAGTGATTTGAAGAGTACAGTCACATGTGTCGTTATCAATTTAGTTTTGAATTTCATCTATGGTAGCATCTGGTGTATTTAGAAATCAAAAGAAACATGATTTCTGTCAACTTTTTATATACACTTTTTTTTATCACACTAACTTAACACACATTTGACGAACAATTTTCTTGTCTTTCTAACATTGAGATCTAATAACTGACGCAGGAAATTGAAAGCAAAAACAAGCAAGTAAAGCTCCTCATGGATCAGCTCCGTGACCTAATAACTGACGTAGCCATGTGGCAGAGCCCTTGCTCTGTGTGAAGTGTGAACTGTGAAGTGTCAAAGAGACCCTAGCTGGACGTCTGGTAAAGGCATATTGTGCATGTTGGGTAACTGACTACTTGGCAGTTGGAAGGGAGAAATAGATGGGATATGACTGGGCTTCACGAAAAAAAACATAAAGTTTTCCTCTCTATACCAACTAAAATTGTGTTGGGTCATCGATGCAAATGCACATAGGCTGTAATATGTTGGATATGAATGTTATTTTGGACGAGTGTAGATACGCGTATCCTTTGAAACTTGTCTGATTTTTTACCGTGACGAAATTCCTGTAATGCTTTGAGAATCCTGAATTTCTGTCATATAATGGCTTAAATACAATGATTATATTTGCTTCTTGAACGATGAAAGGAATACTtaatagtgtgtttggtttgaggaatgaagatagtgtgtttggtttgaggaatgaagtaatccatcttcttctctttcctcaattttttatttggtttgtggaatagaatgtgTTGATCCTTCATCACCACATTCaccataagctaataattagtatatacacgAGGAGTGAGTTGATTTCATAAAAATTGATAGAATAAACTTATGATGCATCACATCATAAAACATAGAGTGACTCTACAAACCAAACACATCATAAATTGATCTGTTGCTTATATACAGGCTTTAAAACAATATCTTACAAGTACAACATTATGAAGTACTTCACATATATTCGTTGAGAAACTGATTTCCAACCTAGAGAAGTCAACAACCCATAAAAAATCTCGTACTCTCCGACGTTTGGATGTTGATATTAGAGAGCAAAGAATTAAATTAGATTCAATACTAAATCAGCTATGTTATTGAAATGAAAAAATCTCTTACGTTTCGTAGCTATGTTATTGAAATGAAAAAAATCTCTTAGGCTTCGTCGTTTGGATGTCGATATTAGAGGGCAAGAAATTAAATTAGGTTTAATACTAAATCAGCCATATTATTGAAATGAGATGTAATTCAAATTCTATTGTTTAGATATCATTAAATTAGAATTTAGAATTATGTGATCTAATTCTACGCAATTCCGAGGAGTGATGCTCTATATTGAAAAGCTGAATTTCTAGTTATAGTTCAATTTCAGGGAATTGAGTCTCTGATTCTAAATCTCAATTCTATGTGCAATCAAACATCAGAATTTTGGAAAGCTGATTCTAATTTTCAATTTTGTACTCTAATATCTACATCCAAACGGGGTATTAAAAGTTACAAACACCACAATGTAGTGTTCATTGAACTGCCACTGGGAAAATACACCTAAATATAGAGTGGCAATACATCATAGCAGCAATAATCTACTTTCCATTTCGTAAACACTGTATAAACTGACGACCATTATCAGGTCCTAGTTAGTAGCAGGTGAAACCCATTCCGTAGATACTTAATTTATGTCATTGCTCAGATCTTGAAACCGAAATGCTCTTTACATGAAATTGTTGATCCCTAATAACTCTAAGTCACTGTCAAATATTGATGTCACTTCATTTGATCCTTCCAATTCTGCCTGCATTTACAACACGCACCTGATTAGTTATAACATGGAGATTTGAGTTGATAAAAAGAGAGCAAAAATAGACAcactttagggcttgttcgtttcgccgttaatccatgtggattgggtggtattgagtcggtttaattccatagcaagtcaaaataCATCCCAATCCATCCCAATACACACCAATACACATGGAattgaaataaccgaacaaggccttaatggCTGTTCTGGATTCTCTAAATTATGTTTATACGtgtatcacattgagatttgaactGTTTAACCTATCGTTACTGTACATGTCCCCTCAAAAGAGAATAATGCCTCGATCATCTACAGTTGTGACTAGAGCAAATTTGTCCTAATTTGCTTGTTTAGTTTATTGGTAACTTATAGCTGCCCTCCTTTAATGAAATTACACATTAAGAGGAAAAAAACTTCTTACAGTTGCCTGGCGAAACTCCTCAAGCATTCGTCGATATTGCATCCTCGCTTCGGTAGAGTCTACCATGGACAGCACCCTTGACACAGCCTCTTTTACAGCTTGATCGACCTTCTGCCGACGGAAGACCTTGACTGCTTCATCATCATCGAAATCgtcgtcttcctcatcatcttcctctatTGCTTCGACCATTGGTTGCTGCTCAGCTCGGAAGCCACGTAGGCCATGACCTTTCCGGCGCCACCGAAGTATTACTTTCTCTAGCACACTGACAGTGCTTACAATTGTTCTGtatttctttctcacttgatggCCTCTTACATGAGCCTGTACAAAGGGAGTCATTGAACAAAGCACAAATCAACTTGCCAGATACCatatatgtatttatatacccatgaattcaacttgaaggaggacatcagatttttttaaaaaaaacctaGATACCCATTCCCCTTACCTGTATTTTAACTGCATTTCTTCTCATGTTGAGAAAATGTTTGCGACCTTTCCATCCTTTGTATTTCTTCTGAATCGAAACAGCTGCTCTATCATAAAACTgaccacttgaagcatgagcttgGTGGTACAACCTTGATGCAGCTGCAAGTTCATCTATATCCTCTTGGGTCATTCCATACACATCCCTAAGTCGAGCAGTCTTCTGCTGTCTCTTCCTGAAAGAGAAGGCACGGAAAGCATTCTGGATGCGAGCTGCTGCTTGAGCTGCATTCCTCACTGCCGCCAAAGAATCCTTCATTGATAGCTCATCTTCTGTGCCACCATGCCGTTGGGCATTCCTCTGAGATATGCCTTCCACAGCTCTCTCTGCTTCAACTTCAGCTGATCCTTTTGAGACATCACTTTCTTCTATAGTGAGTGATGCAAGATAGCTAGTTAGCGACACTTCAGAAAGATAACCTGCAAGTCCCGTATGCCCTCGTTCAGAAGCCAGGAAAGCTGCTGTTTTACCCACTGGGTCTTGTGCAGTGGGATCAGTAACTGCTGTTGCCGATGCACCAGCAGCAAGAAGTGCAGCAACCATCTTTTCCCTGCAATAAAATCGACATATTGTTAGCTTGCTAGTTCCAAGCCAATCAATAGCACTATGTACCAACACTTGAAAAGGCAATTACAAAAGAAAGAAAAGCTGTAATGGTTTCACAAGAAAAGAACTATATTTATATATGCATTGCACAATTGACTCCAGTGCCACAAAACATAATGTGAACAACCATGTAGATCTTTTATCTACTGTAACCATTGTTACTGTTATTGTTTCCAGATTCTTCGATTGGCCATTACAAAATTACCAAGCTAGCAAGGTAGCCCAAAATACTTGATTTTACCAGAATGAAACAGCTCGTTGATTAGAATTTATATTTTTCTCTTTAATTTAAGAATCATACTTGCCTCTAGTTTTTTTTCAACTGGCAATTGCTTGGTTACCAAGTTAACAGCACAATGGTATACGAAAATCATTTCTTGAGTGAACAAAAGGATGTCTTTCTGCGCAACTATTCTGTTCTGTCCATGAAAATTTCTATGGAGAAAATGCAGCAAGAAAAAAAAGAATTGTACTAGCTTATAAACTTCGGTTACCTTCCAAAATAAGCAGCCCAATGAAGAGCAGTCCATCCATTTGAATCACGAAAATTTAGaccaacaccagcactgagaactgGAGACAATGCCCACTCATAGCCTAGGGCAGAGATTAAGTGTATAATACCCTGCTCTTGCTTGGATAAAAAATCCGTTCCATTGAATCCTCTGAGCTTCACTGATAACCACTGTTGTAGATTACTTTTCAGCAGTTGCTCCACAATCCAATCAACCGAGCTTAATGGATTTTCACACCCTACTTTAAGTTCGTTAATCAACCTATCCCAGAGCTCTTCGTTCGTCTTAAGTTTTGGACACTGTCCAGATTGGGGATCACCATCTGGAACTTCACGGTTTCCATTCCCAGACAAAAGCATTCTAGCAAATTTTGCAAGAAGTAATAACTCTTCACTGGATTTCAGATGTCTAGAAGATGGTGCAATGTCTGTGAAACTAGAAGAGGTTGGTTTTGAGCGGAACTCAAAGTCTTTGAATTCACTACAAACTTCTCTGTTTCCCGAAGTAATGCAGATTCTGAGATTCCCATTGCTGTGCAGTGGTGTGTGACAGCGGAGAACACCTGGCTGAACTATTTCAACGGGTACCTCATTGTCACCAAACATCACAGCCCAACACAAATTCGATGGATCACACAGAAAATCTCCCGTAATGATGACCTGAACAAATGAGATGGCGACAAGAGCATTTGTAAATGAGAACATTTGGTGTTATGGTGTAAAAAAGCAAAAACTTCATGATTTACCTTGGTGATCTCATAGGAAAATGCCCATTCTGGAGAGACCTCACGAATGTTAAACTTGTTTGTCTGTCCTAAGGAAATTGTTGTATCTTCTCTGGAGTAGGGTTCAAAATGATCATGGTCAAACAACTCCGTTATTTCAGAGCCCTGAGAATTGCTTTGAAATGTTAATGCTGTTTTTGTTTGCCAATCTGGGTTCAGAGAGCTTTCAAATCTACTGTCATAAGCTGAAATGGTATCAGTTACACTGTTGACTCTGTTTCTCAGCACAGAGTTCAAAGATGGTGAGTCAATGCTGGCTTCTGGTCCTAAAAGAAACCTTTTAGTAGCAGAAAGTTGTATGCGCAAATCACTGCTGTCCAGGATTTCCGGTGGCTGGTATTCTGATTTTTTCTGATACTTGACATCAGATTGCTGTACAAAAACGCAAGTCACTGATACAGTTCAGTGAGAGTATAAGCATGCAAAGAGATTTATGAACAATTGAACACAAGGAGTATAATTTTGATATGGAGAGGACAAGACAATTAAGTACATTTTTAAAAATGTACTATAAAAGATTATCTTCAAACACCAAATCCATAACAAATATCAAATGCATGTCAACTTCAAATTTTCCTAAAGAGTAGTGAAAGTAACAATGTTTTAAAAATATATTGAATGAGGAACACTTCAAGGCATTCCACCAAAGATTCTTTCAAAAGACTATCATAGATTGTTTTCACAATTCCACATGCATCAGTATGTGTTCTACAAGGAAGAAGAATCCCTAGTACGATTTCCTCACCTGGTATATGGATGAAGTTGGTAAACCTGAACTGGAGTGCAGTACATCTTCCCATGATGGTGCTATATTCCTACTCAAACCTTTCTGTGTTCCTTCTTGTCGAATTTGTTTTATTTGGTTGTCACCTAAATAAGGCAGGGAAACCAATTTGACTTTGTTAACAAAAAAATGAACTGTCGGTTAGTTCGACACCTAACAGCGTGATGTTTTTTATATACGTGTGATAAAAGGCCACAAGTGGGCGGCACATCACTTGTGCATCAAAAACGTTTTCTTCTAATAGCAGATGAATGCATTCTATGAACCTAGAAAAAAAAACTCGGCCGGTAGGGGAAAGACCGTCCTCACGGCACTATATTAAGAATAAGCTCAATCGGAACCCCGATCGAGAAAGGTCACGAAAGCTGGTCCCCCGTGCAACATGAGGGTCTGCCCCCTATATGACAGATCTTTACTCGTACTTTGAGCCCTCCTAGCCCCTACACGAGGATCTGCCCTCATAGGCCAGTCCATCTCGTGTGCACACGACCAGGGGGGAACCAGCAAGTGACTTTTTTTAACCTCAACCTGTAATTCGCTCCCACTGGGATTCGAACTCAAGACCTAAaggctcagaccacctaaccaactcggctagaggccctttcgctctATGAACCTAGAAAGAAATGCAGGAAAAAACGAAAACATTTCCTAGTCTTACCTCCCATGGAATGAGTTTGATTTGAGTAAAtatagtcatcatcatcatcttcaccCAAACTTAACTGCTCAGCTATCTTCTTTAAAGCCATATTAAGCTCAGATTTATTTTTTGAGTTACCATTACCAGTCTGATTTTGTTGACAAGTGTGTCCAACCTCTGGTATGCTTAGTAAACTGCCATCATTTTTGTTGTACTCCTTGTTACCGGAATAGGAACTTACTTCAGTTACAGAACTCAAATTGGAATAGCTCTGATGGGACTCACTGCCCTCACTAGTGCCAGAAGTGGATCTGTGGTATTGGTTTCCACAGATGGCATTTGGATATCCCAAGGATGAAAGAGGTTCTGGGGGGCCATTTGATAGTTGTGATGAATAATATCTGCCCTGAGAGATGAAAGAAGCAATTGCACAAACATCATTAGTTCCAGAAAGAGCTCATGTACCTCTTGTAAATGCAGGGAAATGGTGCATACTATATAGACCCAAATGGGTCCAACCCTTGACCCTTCACCGGACCCCGCGCAAGTGGGAGCACATGCATAGGGCTGCCCTTTTTTAATAAAACCAAATAATCTCTTATTATAAGGGAATGGGACCACCTAATTCACTTAAAACATAGTttgaaattttcacatttttgggaATAGCAAGAAAATGCTGTAATTGTCCAAGGATAAAACATGAAAGGCATGATCAGATTATAGCAAGTGGCATGTGTGTTAATAACTCAATAGGTCATGTGAGTCGTCCTGTCAGTATATATTTGGAGAGCCGGTGATCTTGTCAAACAACACACTGTGTTACATAAAAAAACATAACAAGGCAATGttaatactccctccgtcccaaaataaAATTCGTTTTAGCCTTTTAGTAGATTCATACAATACTTGGTGTATatgttatatatatgtgtgtcTACATTCATCATCGTCtggttgaatatagacataaaaattaagagctaaaattaatactattttgggacggagggagtattacATACCTCAGCAACCTCTCTGTATTGTACCAGCACAATGTGTTCATATGCACTGCAAAAGTAGAGAATGTGAATCGATAAAGTTGAATGTTGTAACCACTATTTTTGTTTCTCAAAGACAGATGTTCAGAAACAATTCAATTTATTCTTAAGTAACAAGTTACACAGTAATTCAGCACAATTGTGACTACAATTATCGCATACAACTTACATGGGTCATAAATCATAATTTCACAGATTTGAGCTAACTGAATGGCAAGATAATCTTACGGTTCCAACATCCAGAAACACCGTCTCTGGAAACATGGATTTTGCTCCCCATGAGCGTAATAGCAGCTCAAAGAATCAACATTTCCAACCTGCAGTCATGAGAAAATGTCAGATGTGAGACAGAGGACGCTGATCAGTTATCGACTTCTAAAATTTATAATCTGTAACAAACTAGTGAGATAAAGGTACCACTTTCATTTGAGTTTTATAAATTCCTATAAAATTCTTAATTCCTAAGAAAAAATCATATTAATCGACAGACAAAAAAAACTGCAGACTTGATTTGGTGACACCTGATCTCGCACTCGCACTACCACACTACAGACAGAAAACTAGAAAAAGGTCCCGTCAACAATCAGGCAACCATCAACCTACCAAGTGCCAGGGGTATTATATTCCAGCAAACGACCAAAAAAAGCTCCTAGAGCGCTTTTGCTCCAGCAGAGCGCCATAATATGCATTCATTTGTGACAACCTGTAGCAGCCATGAAACTCAAACTTGTGCCATTAAAGATGAAAGTCTGAGCGTCATGACTGTGCTGCAGGCTGTCACATAGGAGGTACATCATAATTTCATAAAGTAATTGCCAAAGGTTCTCCTAGCCACCCATGCTCACAATATAATAAAAAGTGTAGACCCAGTGCCGGAGGCTCCCGCGTGAGTGGGGTCTAGGGAATGTAGGGTCCGGGGAAGGGATAAATAGAGGTAAGCCTTTCCCCCGGAATTTGCGGAGGCGTTGACTTACCGAAAATGCTCTCAACATTGCACCAGGCCTGCCCTTCTATGCTCAGAATATAATATTTATATTTTTGGTCTTCACTATGAAAACACATTCATTGACTATTATGATAAGACAACATAGATGGAAACAGTTTTTTGGTATAGTCAAGCTTGCAATGCTGTTTGTAAAATCATAGGTATATGTAAAGGTCACTGGGACAGGCTATCATGGAAATTAAGATGGACATAATACATAGTTTGACCAAGTAAGTCGTTTTAACTTTGTCCCAAGTCGATAGTTTACATGTTGCACCGCGGAAAAGTCATGGTAGACAAGAAGGTGATTTGCCCAAAAAGCGAGTTTTGTAGTATTGAAACATAAATTCTTAACAACCACTGTTGAACTAGAAGACGCAGATAAAAATATGGAAACAACTGAAATGATTTGCTGCTATACTGAGCCTTCTAAAATAAACCTTCAGTCGTTCATGAGCCTCCCCAACTGTTCTTCCATCCTTCTTCCTCCGCCATGTGTGACCATCTCTCCGGAAATACCGATTGACACGACGATTGTAAAGGAATAGGGAACCACCTGTAGAACAATCAAATATGTTGTCAAAGAAAAGAACAATTATACAAGTAAGATAATTTCCTCTAATTAAGGGATATATGTGCTTTACTGGGTGGCTTCTTTGGTGCCTCATGGGTGATAGGGAACCTCTCGTGATTCTGCAAGATATAGTACACTTCAGAAGGCTTTAACCACCTACTCCTTGCTTCTTCACGAAGTACGTTGATGTCAAAACCTACAGCCAGACAGAGTACCAAAGGATAAGCCGATAAGGCGCGGCAGTATTTAATTTTCTATTAAACCCCATAGGACCACAATAAATTCTCAACATTAACATGAACCTCATCATGGGATATGATTAGTTAAAGAAATCATTCCCATCTCAATATAAAGGTATATTGTATAAAGTTATAAAAAGAAAAATTCCGATGTTTTCAAGCTCGTCTAGGGAATGTACTGATCTCAGCAGTGTCGAAACCCCAACATAAGCCATGAACCTTGCCAAGATTTGCACCTTTATACGGTAGGAAAGGGCATATTTATGCTTCCAAGAGCTTGTACGAACATCCCATCCGTTATTCCGCTACAGCTGTACCAAAAGCTCAACGACGAATTCGAGCCAGAGTGGAGCATGAGCTCAAAAAGAATCTAACAAACGCCCTGCCTA
This portion of the Zea mays cultivar B73 chromosome 2, Zm-B73-REFERENCE-NAM-5.0, whole genome shotgun sequence genome encodes:
- the LOC100384016 gene encoding Mediator of RNA polymerase II transcription subunit 30-like; this encodes MASEAARRRQEVAVEGQRHLEETIAAAFQILVSMNDELCNAGLWSSSSVSAAAAAAASAGSQHHQSATPPPPHSADSDAADAGGAPGPGGSLDEARHRYKSAVVALRDSISAVSSCPQDIGSTESEVDQAEIERLEEHASALRKEIESKNKQVKLLMDQLRDLITDVAMWQSPCSV
- the LOC100193150 gene encoding Calmodulin-binding transcription activator 4, with amino-acid sequence MSQSFDINVLREEARSRWLKPSEVYYILQNHERFPITHEAPKKPPSGSLFLYNRRVNRYFRRDGHTWRRKKDGRTVGEAHERLKVGNVDSLSCYYAHGEQNPCFQRRCFWMLEPAYEHIVLVQYREVAEGRYYSSQLSNGPPEPLSSLGYPNAICGNQYHRSTSGTSEGSESHQSYSNLSSVTEVSSYSGNKEYNKNDGSLLSIPEVGHTCQQNQTGNGNSKNKSELNMALKKIAEQLSLGEDDDDDYIYSNQTHSMGGDNQIKQIRQEGTQKGLSRNIAPSWEDVLHSSSGLPTSSIYQQSDVKYQKKSEYQPPEILDSSDLRIQLSATKRFLLGPEASIDSPSLNSVLRNRVNSVTDTISAYDSRFESSLNPDWQTKTALTFQSNSQGSEITELFDHDHFEPYSREDTTISLGQTNKFNIREVSPEWAFSYEITKVIITGDFLCDPSNLCWAVMFGDNEVPVEIVQPGVLRCHTPLHSNGNLRICITSGNREVCSEFKDFEFRSKPTSSSFTDIAPSSRHLKSSEELLLLAKFARMLLSGNGNREVPDGDPQSGQCPKLKTNEELWDRLINELKVGCENPLSSVDWIVEQLLKSNLQQWLSVKLRGFNGTDFLSKQEQGIIHLISALGYEWALSPVLSAGVGLNFRDSNGWTALHWAAYFGREKMVAALLAAGASATAVTDPTAQDPVGKTAAFLASERGHTGLAGYLSEVSLTSYLASLTIEESDVSKGSAEVEAERAVEGISQRNAQRHGGTEDELSMKDSLAAVRNAAQAAARIQNAFRAFSFRKRQQKTARLRDVYGMTQEDIDELAAASRLYHQAHASSGQFYDRAAVSIQKKYKGWKGRKHFLNMRRNAVKIQAHVRGHQVRKKYRTIVSTVSVLEKVILRWRRKGHGLRGFRAEQQPMVEAIEEDDEEDDDFDDDEAVKVFRRQKVDQAVKEAVSRVLSMVDSTEARMQYRRMLEEFRQATAELEGSNEVTSIFDSDLELLGINNFM